From a region of the Desmodus rotundus isolate HL8 chromosome 7, HLdesRot8A.1, whole genome shotgun sequence genome:
- the RPLP0 gene encoding large ribosomal subunit protein uL10 → MPREDRATWKSNYFLKIIQLLDDYPKCFIVGADNVGSKQMQQIRMSLRGKAVVLMGKNTMMRKAIRGHLENNPALEKLLPHIRGNVGFVFTKEDLTEIRDMLLANKVPAAARAGAIAPCEVTVPAQNTGLGPEKTSFFQALGITTKISRGTIEILSDVQLIKTGDKVGASEATLLNMLNISPFSFGLIIQQVFDNGSIYNPEVLDITEETLHSRFLEGVRNVASVCLQIGYPTVASVPHSIINGYKRVLALSVETDYTFPLAEKVKAFLADPSAFVAAAPVAAATAAAPAAAAAAPAKVEAKEESEESDEDMGFGLFD, encoded by the exons ATGCCCAGGGAAGACAGGGCGACCTGGAAGTCCAACTACTTCCTTAAGATCATC CAACTTCTGGATGATTATCCCAAATGCTTCATTGTGGGAGCAGACAATGTGGGCTCCAAGCAGATGCAGCAGATCCGCATGTCCCTCCGCGGGAAGGCCGTGGTGCTGATGGGCAAGAACACCATGATGCGCAAGGCCATCCGAGGGCATCTGGAAAACAACCCAGCGCTGGAGAA ACTGTTGCCTCATATCCGGGGAAATGTGGGCTTTGTGTTCACCAAGGAGGACCTCACTGAGATCAGGGACATGCTGCTGGCCAATAAG GTGCCAGCTGCCGCGCGTGCTGGTGCCATAGCCCCATGTGAAGTCACCGTGCCAGCCCAGAACACTGGTCTGGGGCCGGAGAAGACCTCCTTCTTCCAGGCTTTGGGCATCACCACTAAAATCTCCAGGGGCACCATTGAAATCCTG AGTGATGTGCAGCTGATTAAGACTGGAGACAAAGTGGGAGCCAGCGAAGCCACGCTGCTGAACATGCTGAAcatctcccccttctccttcggGCTGATCATCCAGCAGGTGTTTGACAACGGCAGCATCTACAACCCGGAAGTGCTTGACATCACAGAGGAGACTCTGCATTCCCGCTTCCTGGAG GGTGTCCGCAACGTTGCCAGCGTATGTCTGCAGATCGGTTACCCAACTGTTGCTTCAGTGCCGCATTCTATCATCAATGGGTACAAGCGGGTTCTGGCTTTGTCTGTGGAGACTGATTACACCTTCCCACTTGCTGAAAAG GTCAAGGCCTTCTTGGCTGACCCATCTGCTTTTGTGGCTGCTGCCCCTGTGGCCGCTGCCAccgctgctgctcctgctgctgctgccgcagCCCCAGCCAAGGTCGAAGCAAAGGAAGAGTCGGAGGAGTCGGACGAGGATATGGGATTTGGTCTCTTTGACTAA